From Bos taurus isolate L1 Dominette 01449 registration number 42190680 breed Hereford chromosome 29, ARS-UCD2.0, whole genome shotgun sequence, a single genomic window includes:
- the DBX1 gene encoding homeobox protein DBX1, with translation MMFPGLLAPPAGYPSLLRPTPTLTLPQSLQSAFSGHSSFLVEDLIRISRPPAYLPRGSVPTPSMSPPRPGAPAALTDTGASDLGSPGPGSRRGGSPQTAVSPASEPTFLKFGVNAILSSAPRTETSPTLLQSVPPKTFAFPYFEGSFQPFIRSSYFPASSSVVPIPGTFSWPLAARGKPRRGMLRRAVFSDVQRKALEKMFQKQKYISKPDRKKLAAKLGLKDSQVKIWFQNRRMKWRNSKERELLSSGGCREQTLPTKLNPHPDLSDVGQKGPGDDDDEEDEGPGSPRPRLVYHAAPADPRHLRDPRLEAPLPTSPARSGSPDKASDFSDSEDDEEGEEEITVS, from the exons ATGATGTTCCCTGGCCTCCTCGCGCCCCCCGCCGGGTACCCCAGCCTCTTGCGCCCCACGCCCACCTTAACGCTGCCCCAGTCCCTGCAGTCGGCATTTTCCGGTCACTCGAGCTTCCTGGTGGAGGATCTGATCCGCATCAGCCGACCCCCCGCCTACCTGCCCCGAGGCAGCGTGCCCACCCCCAGTATGTCGCCCCCTAGGCCGGGGGCCCCTGCGGCTCTCACAGACACCGGAGCCTCGGACCTGGGCTCCCCGGGCCCGGGCAGCCGGCGGGGCGGCTCACCGCAGACCGCCGTCTCCCCTGCCAGCGAGCCCACGTTTCTGAAGTTTGGAGTGAACGCCATCCTTTCCTCGGCTCCCAGAACCG AAACGTCTCCCACCTTGCTCCAGAGTGTCCCTCCCAAGACCTTTGCCTTTCCCTACTTTGAAGGCTCTTTCCAGCCTTTCATCAGATCTTCTTATTTCCCAG CGTCCTCCAGCGTCGTGCCCATCCCGGGGACCTTCTCCTGGCCACTGGCCGCCCGCGGCAAGCCTCGCAGGGGCATGCTGCGTCGAGCCGTGTTCTCCGACGTGCAGCGCAAGGCGCTGGAGAAGATGTTCCAGAAGCAGAAGTACATCAGCAAGCCGGACCGCAAGAAGCTGGCGGCCAAGTTGGGCTTGAAAGACTCACAG GTGAAAATCTGGTTTCAGAACCGACGCATGAAGTGGCGGAACTCCAAGGAACGCGAGCTCCTGTCTAGCGGGGGCTGCCGCGAGCAGACCCTTCCCACCAAACTCAACCCGCACCCGGACCTCAGCGACGTGGGCCAGAAGGGTCCCGGGGACGATGACGACGAGGAGGACGAGGGCCCGggcagcccccgcccccgcctggTCTATCACGCGGCCCCCGCCGACCCTCGGCACCTGCGGGACCCGCGGCTGGAAGCGCCGCTGCCCACCTCGCCCGCGCGCTCAGGCAGCCCGGACAAAGCTTCGGACTTCTCCGACTCCGAGGACGACGAGGAGGGCGAGGAGGAGATCACGGTGTCTTAG